In Phormidium yuhuli AB48, one genomic interval encodes:
- the rpmA gene encoding 50S ribosomal protein L27 — MAHKKGTGSTRNGRDSNSQRLGVKRYGGEVVRAGNILVRQRGTKIHPGTNVGLGKDDTLFALIDGIVTFEHKTRSRKKVSVYAPSDA, encoded by the coding sequence ATGGCTCACAAGAAAGGAACCGGTAGTACAAGAAATGGTCGCGACTCTAATTCTCAGCGATTGGGTGTGAAACGCTACGGCGGTGAAGTCGTCCGTGCGGGTAACATCCTGGTTCGCCAACGGGGTACGAAAATCCATCCCGGTACGAATGTCGGTTTGGGTAAGGATGATACTCTGTTTGCTCTGATTGATGGGATTGTGACCTTTGAGCATAAAACCCGCAGCCGTAAGAAGGTTAGCGTTTATGCTCCTTCTGATGCTTAG
- a CDS encoding L-threonylcarbamoyladenylate synthase encodes MLSPYNELINAAKSGSVVSFPTDTVPALAVDPQKTEAIYHLKQRSLDKPLILMGASPDDLWDYVEGTADEQAIWQEMANQHWPGALTLVLPASAKVPPGMNPSGSGTLGIRVPDCAIAQKLLSITGPLATTSANRSGEPPLREAAAIAAAFPTVCVLEPEVYQNRPGSGLPSTVVQWTGDNWQILRQGAVEL; translated from the coding sequence ATGCTTTCTCCCTACAACGAGCTAATTAACGCCGCCAAATCCGGGTCCGTGGTCAGTTTCCCGACCGATACCGTTCCAGCTTTGGCCGTCGATCCCCAAAAGACCGAGGCCATTTATCACCTCAAACAACGTAGCCTCGACAAACCCTTGATTTTGATGGGAGCCAGTCCCGACGACCTTTGGGATTATGTTGAGGGAACAGCAGATGAACAGGCAATTTGGCAAGAGATGGCGAACCAGCATTGGCCAGGAGCCTTAACCCTAGTTCTGCCCGCCAGCGCCAAAGTCCCACCCGGAATGAATCCGAGCGGTTCCGGGACCCTGGGGATTCGCGTTCCTGATTGTGCGATCGCCCAGAAACTCTTATCCATCACTGGGCCCCTAGCCACCACCAGTGCCAATCGCTCTGGAGAACCCCCTTTACGAGAGGCGGCGGCCATTGCGGCGGCCTTTCCCACCGTGTGCGTCTTAGAGCCAGAGGTGTATCAGAACCGTCCCGGCTCAGGACTCCCCTCCACCGTCGTCCAATGGACTGGAGACAACTGGCAGATTCTACGACAGGGAGCCGTAGAGTTGTAG
- a CDS encoding tetratricopeptide repeat protein translates to MTARNHRPPSPTNPTAWIWLIVIAIASSVDGSTIHRIIPGLDSPGQPRGEVETLLPNRLSEYERHYRSAQNYFNEQEYARAERSLEKALAAESHHPEAHLLLARILRGFGRLAEAEVSVREAIRLGPNTAGAYTLLSLILSEQNRYAEAIEAANVAIAQNSRDSNAYATLSGALVRQGDLDGAITAAKTALSLDPNLSSAYNSWGIALANQGEYEEAERRYKKALSLNPEGSVVHYNWGMLLMVQRDYEGAIAKFEDSLEINPFHAFTYSALGDAFFGLNDFDRASLNHREAQYLAPTTPQIHYNAGVGFMQMGQYEEALTSLNTARDLASAQEDPVLLGEIEFSLTRLQRREDTPEDIGLPVL, encoded by the coding sequence ATGACCGCTAGAAATCACCGTCCCCCAAGCCCCACCAACCCCACCGCCTGGATTTGGCTAATCGTGATTGCGATCGCCAGCAGTGTTGACGGATCTACCATACACCGGATTATCCCTGGACTGGATTCTCCGGGACAGCCGAGGGGTGAAGTGGAGACTCTACTGCCTAATCGGCTCTCGGAGTATGAGCGCCACTACCGAAGCGCCCAAAACTATTTCAATGAGCAGGAGTACGCTCGCGCCGAACGGTCTCTGGAAAAGGCCCTAGCCGCAGAAAGCCATCACCCCGAAGCCCATCTACTCCTGGCCAGGATTCTCAGGGGGTTTGGACGGTTGGCTGAGGCAGAAGTCTCAGTGCGGGAAGCGATTCGATTAGGTCCAAACACAGCGGGAGCCTACACCCTGTTGAGCCTGATTCTCTCTGAACAAAATCGCTATGCAGAAGCGATTGAGGCCGCCAACGTCGCCATTGCCCAGAATAGTCGGGATAGCAATGCTTACGCGACCTTGAGCGGTGCCTTGGTTCGTCAAGGAGACTTGGATGGGGCGATCACTGCGGCCAAAACCGCCCTATCCTTAGACCCCAATCTATCCAGTGCCTACAATTCCTGGGGGATTGCCTTAGCGAATCAAGGGGAGTATGAGGAAGCCGAACGTCGATATAAAAAGGCTCTATCCCTCAACCCTGAAGGATCGGTCGTTCACTATAACTGGGGTATGCTCTTGATGGTTCAGCGGGACTATGAGGGGGCGATCGCCAAGTTTGAAGACTCTTTGGAAATTAACCCCTTTCACGCTTTCACCTACAGCGCTCTGGGCGATGCGTTTTTCGGTTTAAATGACTTTGACCGAGCTTCTCTGAATCATCGGGAGGCTCAATATCTTGCCCCCACCACTCCCCAAATTCACTACAACGCCGGGGTGGGCTTTATGCAGATGGGACAGTACGAGGAGGCCCTGACCTCTCTAAACACCGCCCGCGATTTGGCCAGTGCCCAGGAAGACCCAGTGCTATTAGGGGAGATTGAATTCTCCTTAACCCGCCTCCAACGACGAGAAGACACACCGGAGGACATCGGACTCCCGGTCTTGTGA
- a CDS encoding Tic22 family protein encodes MKSLIRWGATLGLVGGTLFGSISAPAPALALSEDEILQKLASVPVFAITDAEGSPLIASISNPQSGNGRTEVAGVFMNPQDANRFVERLTQEQPEMAGFVQVTVVSLAEIYRLEQSQQNNAIEFSYVPTRQEVESAVSVLLDSGREDELLQQNGEYTYPGVPLFMATAGPDQGYMTVELDGEVVIPLFFDREDLDNVIARFQEQQPDFAATVQTDVVQLEGVLETLRNENNEVMEQLMFVPHSESLEFVGNMMRQMQQQQQQQLQLQPGEGASPLPGSAR; translated from the coding sequence ATGAAATCATTAATTCGCTGGGGTGCCACATTAGGACTGGTTGGGGGGACACTTTTTGGCTCCATCTCTGCGCCAGCCCCCGCTTTAGCCTTATCGGAAGATGAAATTCTGCAAAAACTGGCATCGGTTCCGGTTTTTGCCATTACGGATGCTGAGGGATCACCCCTAATTGCCAGTATCTCCAATCCCCAATCGGGTAATGGGAGGACTGAGGTTGCTGGGGTCTTTATGAATCCCCAAGATGCCAATCGATTTGTGGAACGCCTGACTCAAGAACAACCGGAAATGGCGGGGTTCGTTCAGGTAACGGTGGTTTCCTTGGCTGAGATTTACCGGCTCGAACAAAGCCAACAGAATAATGCCATCGAGTTTTCCTATGTCCCCACCCGCCAGGAGGTAGAATCGGCGGTTTCAGTTCTCCTCGATAGTGGTCGTGAGGATGAACTCCTACAACAAAATGGGGAATATACCTATCCAGGGGTGCCGCTGTTCATGGCGACGGCAGGTCCAGATCAGGGATATATGACCGTAGAGCTTGACGGAGAAGTGGTGATCCCTCTATTTTTTGACCGAGAGGATTTAGACAATGTGATTGCTCGGTTCCAAGAACAACAGCCGGATTTTGCGGCTACGGTGCAAACCGATGTGGTGCAACTAGAAGGGGTCTTAGAAACCCTCCGCAATGAGAACAACGAGGTGATGGAACAGTTGATGTTTGTGCCTCATAGTGAATCGTTGGAGTTTGTGGGCAATATGATGCGGCAGATGCAACAACAACAGCAGCAGCAACTCCAACTTCAGCCAGGAGAGGGTGCGTCCCCACTCCCCGGTTCTGCGCGATAG
- a CDS encoding sensor histidine kinase, translated as MTLDPPDLSQENDVTLTEAELAEIADPQLRQRVAALIQRCDRLQAEGQASQQHLEKLKLQVHLTQQMCQFKGGFLARVSHELRSPLSGLIGTHQLILNDLCEDQDEEREFLARAHEYSLKMVEMLDIVLKVARAEQGRSPLKVEPVRLYDVFEEARELSALQVANRNYHYDVRMPEKTLWVKADYKPLLQVLLHQIMTAIDGMSEGSLRLSSGQGSQNEVYIWLDSPCPLDIWNEPVEQLRSPPPEPTIPVSASELPHLSAGLSWLVDYTLLDIMGGQLEILQPPPDAEAGWLSRLQYRLQQVPPPPETESE; from the coding sequence ATGACCCTAGATCCCCCGGATTTGTCTCAGGAGAATGATGTCACCCTGACTGAGGCAGAGTTGGCAGAAATTGCTGATCCCCAACTTCGTCAACGAGTCGCGGCGTTGATTCAGCGATGCGATCGCCTCCAGGCTGAAGGCCAGGCCAGCCAACAGCATCTGGAGAAACTCAAGCTACAAGTTCATCTAACCCAACAGATGTGTCAGTTCAAGGGGGGATTTTTGGCGCGAGTCTCCCATGAATTGCGATCGCCTCTGAGTGGGTTGATTGGCACTCATCAACTGATTCTCAATGATTTATGTGAAGACCAAGACGAAGAACGAGAGTTTCTGGCCCGCGCCCACGAGTATTCCCTGAAAATGGTGGAGATGTTGGATATTGTCCTCAAAGTGGCCCGGGCCGAACAAGGGCGATCGCCCCTAAAAGTCGAACCCGTGCGCCTCTATGATGTCTTCGAGGAAGCGCGGGAACTATCCGCCCTGCAAGTCGCCAACCGCAACTATCACTATGATGTGCGAATGCCCGAGAAGACGCTCTGGGTGAAAGCGGACTATAAACCCCTGCTACAAGTCTTACTCCACCAAATTATGACAGCCATCGATGGCATGAGTGAAGGGAGTTTGCGGCTGTCTTCAGGACAAGGGAGCCAGAATGAGGTCTATATTTGGCTAGATTCCCCCTGTCCCTTGGACATTTGGAACGAACCCGTCGAACAGTTGCGATCGCCCCCTCCCGAGCCAACCATCCCCGTTTCCGCCAGCGAATTACCTCACCTCTCAGCCGGATTAAGTTGGCTCGTGGACTATACCCTGCTCGACATTATGGGAGGTCAGTTAGAAATTCTCCAACCGCCTCCCGACGCCGAGGCCGGTTGGCTTAGTCGGCTTCAATACCGGCTGCAACAGGTTCCTCCACCCCCGGAAACTGAGTCAGAATGA
- a CDS encoding CHAT domain-containing protein: protein MANGGKLLSAMVVTALWLAAVEGVMAAGRQDIGTPTQGISGELWPLSDLGENLTASSLDMESSPSQLTLAQADLRLSEANRLLNLGIQEFNRSQFREAIVSWERALELYRAVGDRAREGRALGNLGIAYNSLGQYERAIDFYEQSLVILRESGDRAGEGSVLGNLGVAYRNLEQYERAIDFHEQSLEIHREMGNRAGEGSALGNLGLAYNTLGQYERAIDFHEQSLEIAREMGNRGSEAYALGNLGLAYNSLGQYEHAIDFFEQELEIDREMGNRSGEGRALGNLGVAYRRLGQYERAIDFFEEHLAIARAIGDRAGEGNALGNLGVAYYSLGQYERAIDFYEQSLAIASEIAYLAGEGRALGNLGLAYNDLGQYERAINFHEQSLVLFREIGDRAGEGRALGNLGLAYNNLGQYERTIDFHEQSLVLFREISDRAGEGRALNNLGIGYGSLGQYERAIDFHEQSLVIAREIGNRAGEGYALNNSGLAYFSLGQYERALAQYSQAVTLLNELDARAPEAMSLRNIGNLLNRQNQPELAITFLKASVDIREAIRGDIRSLDTDLEQSFTDTVAADYRLLADLLLQQDRVLEAQEVLDLLKLQELEDYQIRNVRGTEETRQGLSFWQPEREIIDRFYSHLETHTDPQTFFTSTAITERVAQLQRNARSQNPNPEQLARLQGNLQQAGNASLLYPLVLDDRLELILVTTTDISRHTVPVERVELNRVIAAFRSDIMDRFSNPRANAQQLYQWLIAPLADEIDAAGAETILYAADGQLRYIPLAALHDGDQWLTQRYTINHITAASLMDFSQSEGTSLNILAGAFPAQDLAVKVAGVQRYFNGLPYAQVEVENLEANLPGTVAFFSEGFNRQAIEPRLGNHTIIHLATHGSFQSGHPNDSFILLGDGDRITLFDLDQWELPNAALVVLSACETAVSGPELGSGEEILGFGYQIQRTGAKAAIASLWLVSDGGTQVLMNGFYGAMQLGLPKAEALQQAQIALITGDYTAVGGPRGDIEIRGGPGQASRGDPLAHPYYWAPFILIGNGL, encoded by the coding sequence ATGGCTAATGGCGGCAAGTTATTGAGTGCGATGGTGGTGACGGCCCTGTGGCTGGCAGCAGTGGAAGGGGTCATGGCTGCCGGACGACAAGATATCGGGACTCCTACCCAGGGTATCTCGGGGGAACTGTGGCCTCTCTCTGACTTGGGAGAAAACTTAACGGCGTCATCTTTGGATATGGAGTCGTCTCCCTCTCAATTGACCCTCGCCCAAGCTGACCTCCGCCTTAGCGAAGCCAATCGCCTGTTGAACTTGGGAATTCAGGAATTTAATCGCAGTCAGTTTCGGGAAGCGATCGTCTCTTGGGAACGGGCTTTAGAACTTTACCGAGCCGTGGGCGATCGGGCTAGGGAAGGCCGCGCCCTGGGCAATTTGGGCATTGCCTACAACAGTCTGGGCCAGTACGAGCGCGCCATTGATTTCTATGAACAATCCCTAGTAATCCTCCGCGAGAGCGGCGATCGCGCTGGGGAAGGCAGCGTCCTGGGCAATTTGGGCGTTGCTTACCGAAACCTAGAGCAGTACGAACGCGCCATTGACTTCCATGAACAATCTCTAGAGATCCATCGCGAGATGGGAAATCGCGCTGGGGAAGGCAGCGCCCTGGGCAATTTGGGCCTTGCCTACAACACTCTGGGTCAGTACGAACGCGCCATTGACTTCCATGAGCAATCCCTAGAGATCGCCCGTGAGATGGGAAATCGCGGTAGCGAAGCCTACGCCCTGGGCAATTTGGGCCTTGCTTACAACAGTCTGGGGCAGTATGAGCACGCCATTGACTTCTTTGAACAAGAACTAGAGATCGACCGCGAGATGGGAAATCGCTCTGGGGAAGGCCGCGCCCTGGGCAATTTGGGGGTTGCTTACCGCAGGCTCGGGCAGTACGAACGAGCCATTGACTTCTTTGAAGAACACCTGGCGATCGCCCGCGCGATAGGCGATCGCGCTGGGGAAGGCAACGCTCTGGGCAATTTGGGGGTTGCTTACTACAGTCTGGGTCAGTACGAACGAGCCATTGACTTCTATGAACAATCTCTAGCAATAGCCAGTGAGATCGCCTATCTCGCTGGGGAAGGCCGCGCCCTGGGCAATTTGGGCCTTGCTTACAACGACCTGGGGCAATACGAACGGGCCATTAACTTCCATGAACAATCTCTAGTGCTCTTCCGTGAAATCGGGGATCGGGCTGGGGAAGGCCGCGCCCTGGGCAACTTGGGTCTTGCTTATAACAACCTCGGGCAGTATGAGCGCACCATCGACTTCCATGAACAATCCCTAGTGCTTTTCCGTGAAATCAGCGATCGCGCTGGGGAAGGCCGTGCCCTCAACAACTTGGGCATTGGTTACGGCAGCCTGGGGCAGTACGAGCGCGCCATCGACTTCCATGAACAATCCCTAGTGATTGCCCGCGAAATTGGAAATCGCGCTGGGGAAGGCTACGCCCTGAACAACTCGGGCCTTGCTTACTTCAGCCTGGGGCAGTACGAGCGCGCCCTAGCGCAATACAGTCAAGCCGTCACCCTCCTCAACGAACTCGATGCCCGCGCCCCAGAAGCTATGAGCCTCAGAAACATCGGCAACCTCCTCAACCGCCAAAACCAACCCGAACTCGCCATCACCTTCCTCAAAGCCAGCGTCGATATCCGCGAAGCCATACGTGGCGATATTCGCAGCCTCGACACCGACCTAGAACAATCCTTCACCGACACCGTCGCCGCCGACTACCGCCTCCTCGCCGACCTCCTCCTCCAACAAGACCGCGTCCTCGAAGCCCAAGAAGTCCTCGACCTGCTCAAACTACAAGAACTCGAAGACTACCAAATCCGCAACGTGCGAGGCACCGAGGAAACCCGCCAAGGGCTGTCCTTCTGGCAACCCGAGCGGGAAATTATAGACCGCTTCTACAGCCACCTAGAAACCCATACCGATCCCCAAACCTTCTTCACCAGCACCGCTATCACAGAGCGCGTCGCCCAACTCCAACGCAATGCCCGCAGCCAAAACCCCAACCCAGAACAACTGGCCCGCCTGCAAGGCAACCTGCAACAAGCCGGTAACGCCTCCCTACTCTATCCCCTCGTCCTGGACGATCGCCTGGAACTCATCCTCGTCACCACCACAGACATTTCCCGCCACACCGTCCCTGTTGAGCGGGTGGAGCTAAACCGGGTGATCGCTGCCTTCCGCTCCGACATCATGGACCGTTTCAGTAATCCCCGAGCCAACGCCCAACAGTTGTACCAATGGCTGATCGCGCCCCTGGCGGACGAAATTGATGCCGCCGGAGCCGAAACGATCCTCTATGCCGCTGACGGTCAACTGCGCTACATTCCCCTGGCGGCGTTGCATGACGGCGACCAATGGCTGACCCAACGCTACACCATCAACCACATCACCGCCGCCTCCCTGATGGACTTCTCTCAATCGGAAGGGACTTCGTTGAATATCCTGGCTGGAGCCTTCCCAGCCCAAGACCTGGCGGTAAAAGTGGCGGGGGTACAACGATACTTCAACGGTCTGCCGTACGCCCAGGTGGAGGTGGAGAATCTTGAGGCTAACTTACCGGGGACGGTGGCGTTTTTTAGCGAGGGGTTCAACCGTCAAGCCATTGAACCCCGGTTGGGGAACCACACCATTATTCACCTGGCGACCCACGGAAGCTTCCAATCGGGTCATCCCAATGACTCGTTTATTTTGCTCGGGGATGGCGATCGCATTACTCTCTTCGACCTAGACCAATGGGAGTTACCCAACGCTGCCCTGGTGGTGCTGAGCGCCTGCGAGACGGCGGTCAGTGGCCCGGAGTTGGGCAGTGGTGAAGAAATTTTGGGCTTTGGCTATCAGATACAACGCACAGGAGCGAAGGCGGCGATCGCCTCTCTGTGGCTCGTCAGCGATGGCGGGACTCAGGTCTTGATGAATGGCTTCTATGGGGCCATGCAACTGGGCTTACCTAAGGCGGAAGCCCTGCAACAGGCTCAGATCGCTTTGATTACCGGAGACTATACAGCGGTAGGAGGTCCTCGGGGGGATATAGAGATTCGGGGCGGGCCAGGACAGGCCTCTCGGGGAGATCCTCTGGCTCATCCCTACTATTGGGCCCCGTTCATTCTCATCGGTAATGGCCTATGA
- the rpsF gene encoding 30S ribosomal protein S6: MKEFIYETMYILRPDIGEERTDAEIDKYRNILLENGAEDLDVQHRGKRRLAYDILKHRDGVYVQMNYKAPGASIAVMEKAMKFSDDVLRYLTIKQPVQQPDADDEDGDEEE; the protein is encoded by the coding sequence ATGAAAGAGTTTATCTACGAAACCATGTACATCCTGCGCCCTGACATTGGCGAGGAGCGCACGGATGCGGAAATCGACAAATATCGCAATATTTTGCTCGAAAACGGCGCGGAAGACCTCGATGTCCAACATCGTGGCAAACGTCGCTTAGCCTACGACATCCTTAAACATCGGGATGGCGTCTATGTGCAAATGAACTACAAGGCTCCCGGCGCCTCCATCGCGGTCATGGAAAAAGCGATGAAATTCTCCGATGATGTCCTGCGCTATCTCACTATCAAGCAACCGGTGCAACAGCCGGATGCGGATGACGAAGACGGCGACGAAGAAGAGTAA
- the rplU gene encoding 50S ribosomal protein L21 produces MTYAIIETSGTQIMVEPGRFYDVNLLDAAPGDEITIDKVLFIRNEDDAHVGQPWVEGATVRGTVLQHLRGRKVIVYKMQPKKKTRKKRGHRQELTRLAISSISVNGTVLAEAEIPAPRSLDLEPATGEVAEMVSAEAE; encoded by the coding sequence ATGACTTACGCAATTATTGAAACCAGCGGAACGCAAATCATGGTAGAACCCGGTCGGTTCTATGATGTAAATCTACTTGATGCGGCTCCTGGAGACGAAATCACCATCGATAAGGTGCTGTTTATCCGCAATGAGGATGACGCTCACGTCGGTCAACCCTGGGTTGAAGGCGCAACGGTTCGGGGAACGGTGCTGCAACACCTCCGGGGTCGTAAGGTGATTGTTTACAAGATGCAGCCGAAGAAGAAAACTCGTAAGAAACGGGGACATCGCCAAGAACTCACCCGTTTGGCAATTTCGAGTATTTCGGTCAATGGTACGGTGTTGGCGGAAGCTGAAATCCCCGCTCCCCGTAGCTTAGATTTGGAACCGGCAACGGGTGAGGTGGCTGAAATGGTCTCGGCTGAGGCAGAATAG
- the prmC gene encoding peptide chain release factor N(5)-glutamine methyltransferase, giving the protein MGQLSQQPQSQDESLTRDAGVEVTVSQVRAWRNQARSSALAHNLDPAEVDWLLSEGARLDRLKFRLGQPGDRLSLSRSLEDLTHLWQKRLGDRTPLQYLLGSVPWRNFNLLVSPAVLIPRPETEAIIDIVLERKGADSAGIWVDLGTGSGAIALGLAQALPKAKIYAVDCSAEALTLAQTNAERHGLGDRIQFRQGSWFEPLAAQRGQLEGMVSNPPYIPSSQIPHLQPEVSRHEPHLALDGGDDGLTALRHLIQTAPDYLQPRGLWLVEIMSGQSPAVCELLQDNGNYETPHVVRDFAGHDRFVLTQTKQR; this is encoded by the coding sequence ATGGGCCAACTCTCTCAACAGCCACAATCTCAGGATGAAAGTCTCACTCGGGATGCAGGGGTTGAGGTGACGGTATCTCAAGTGCGGGCCTGGCGCAATCAGGCCCGTAGCAGCGCTTTGGCTCACAACCTAGACCCGGCTGAGGTGGATTGGCTGTTATCGGAAGGGGCGAGATTGGATCGCCTTAAATTCCGACTGGGACAACCGGGCGATCGCCTCTCCCTCAGCCGTTCTCTCGAAGACCTGACCCACCTCTGGCAAAAACGTCTGGGCGATCGCACTCCCTTACAATATCTCCTCGGCTCAGTTCCCTGGCGCAACTTCAACCTCCTCGTCTCCCCAGCAGTCCTCATTCCCCGCCCAGAAACAGAAGCCATCATCGACATCGTCCTGGAGAGAAAAGGGGCAGATAGCGCCGGAATTTGGGTCGATTTAGGCACGGGAAGCGGGGCGATCGCCCTTGGACTCGCTCAAGCCCTTCCCAAGGCTAAAATCTATGCTGTAGACTGTAGTGCCGAGGCCCTAACCCTAGCCCAAACCAATGCTGAGCGTCATGGATTGGGCGATCGCATCCAATTCCGACAAGGCAGTTGGTTTGAGCCTCTAGCCGCACAGCGAGGACAACTCGAAGGAATGGTATCCAATCCCCCCTATATCCCCAGTTCCCAGATTCCCCACCTACAACCCGAAGTCAGTCGCCACGAACCCCACCTCGCCCTCGACGGCGGCGACGATGGCTTAACGGCCCTACGCCACCTCATCCAAACCGCCCCCGACTACCTACAACCCAGAGGACTCTGGCTCGTAGAAATCATGAGCGGCCAATCCCCCGCCGTCTGTGAACTATTACAAGACAACGGCAACTACGAGACCCCCCATGTCGTCCGAGACTTCGCCGGTCATGATCGCTTCGTCCTAACCCAGACAAAACAGCGTTAA
- a CDS encoding GNAT family N-acetyltransferase → MRAVKAQPVIYARTHPTIYPLFPSSCHKTIAKFVFVDTKIWQSLLKLFQLDHNTPQRLLSQSWGKEIPGVMDCRHIRFCSRKSEIDFTQLKSLFELSAFWAADRSFEDWKVAIENSVPTITVWDGDRLIGFSRATSDGVFRATIWDVVIHPEYRGVGLGRKMVETLLSHPHMNRVERVYLMTTHQQRFYERIGFDENQTTTMVLQNQLILTQFPGVEEPVAAGIEAD, encoded by the coding sequence ATGCGAGCGGTCAAGGCCCAACCCGTTATCTACGCCCGGACGCATCCTACCATTTACCCCCTGTTTCCTTCCTCTTGTCACAAAACGATCGCTAAGTTTGTATTTGTCGATACTAAAATTTGGCAAAGTTTGCTAAAACTATTTCAGCTTGACCACAACACACCACAACGGCTCCTCTCTCAGAGTTGGGGCAAGGAGATACCAGGCGTTATGGATTGCCGTCACATTCGCTTCTGCTCTCGTAAGTCAGAGATTGATTTCACGCAACTTAAGTCTTTATTTGAACTCTCGGCCTTCTGGGCCGCCGATCGCAGTTTTGAGGATTGGAAAGTCGCGATCGAGAACAGTGTCCCGACGATTACGGTCTGGGATGGCGATCGCCTGATTGGCTTCTCTCGCGCTACGTCCGATGGGGTCTTCCGGGCTACCATCTGGGATGTGGTGATTCACCCGGAATATCGCGGTGTGGGCCTGGGACGCAAGATGGTGGAAACGCTCTTGAGTCATCCCCACATGAACCGGGTTGAACGAGTCTATCTCATGACCACTCACCAGCAACGGTTCTACGAACGCATTGGTTTTGATGAAAACCAAACCACGACGATGGTTCTACAAAACCAACTCATTCTGACTCAGTTTCCGGGGGTGGAGGAACCTGTTGCAGCCGGTATTGAAGCCGACTAA
- a CDS encoding helix-turn-helix domain-containing protein, which translates to MANATHPKISRRAIEAQGAQRMKFSRIQFKRKQKKETLTLPEKQAQVLATMGAQLRELRQEQSLAIETIARQTLIPARLLRAIEEGDLTKLPEPVYVQGFLRRFADQVGLDGSAYARDFPTGNELKAPKSGWQTLPVAQLRPFHLYLLYIFLVVFSVRGLSESVNSDSRSPESALPPPETADPLGEDDSDPQPSSQDLATPEVSSPTVTANASASERGNSPSQPVQVGVTLTDESWIQVVADGETTFEGMLSQGTHSWSASRELTVIAGNAGGVMIAVNGDEAQPMGAPGSVEELTIVADSRSGEDAVNPPTSAN; encoded by the coding sequence ATGGCAAACGCAACTCACCCTAAAATCAGTAGGCGTGCGATCGAAGCTCAAGGAGCACAGCGGATGAAGTTCTCGCGGATTCAGTTCAAACGGAAACAGAAAAAGGAAACGCTCACTCTGCCAGAGAAGCAAGCTCAAGTCTTAGCGACAATGGGGGCACAACTGCGTGAACTTCGTCAGGAACAATCCTTGGCGATCGAGACCATCGCTCGGCAAACCCTGATTCCGGCGCGTCTGTTGCGGGCCATTGAGGAGGGAGATCTGACTAAACTTCCTGAACCCGTCTATGTTCAAGGGTTTTTGCGACGTTTTGCCGATCAAGTTGGCTTGGATGGCTCTGCCTATGCCCGAGACTTCCCCACGGGCAATGAGTTAAAAGCTCCCAAGTCGGGCTGGCAGACTTTGCCGGTGGCGCAACTGCGCCCCTTCCATCTGTACCTCCTCTACATCTTTTTAGTTGTCTTTTCAGTTCGAGGCTTATCAGAATCGGTCAATTCTGATTCCCGCAGTCCAGAGAGTGCCCTTCCCCCCCCGGAAACAGCCGATCCACTAGGAGAAGATGACTCAGACCCTCAACCCAGCTCCCAGGATCTAGCCACTCCTGAAGTTAGCTCCCCAACGGTAACCGCCAATGCATCCGCCTCAGAGAGGGGAAATAGCCCCTCTCAACCGGTGCAAGTCGGGGTGACCTTGACTGATGAGTCTTGGATTCAGGTGGTAGCCGACGGTGAAACCACCTTTGAGGGAATGTTAAGTCAGGGAACTCATAGCTGGAGTGCCAGTCGTGAACTAACAGTGATTGCCGGAAATGCTGGAGGCGTCATGATTGCAGTCAATGGCGATGAAGCCCAACCCATGGGCGCTCCCGGGAGTGTTGAAGAACTGACGATTGTGGCCGATTCTCGCAGCGGAGAGGATGCCGTCAATCCTCCGACCTCTGCGAACTAA